One stretch of Streptomyces sp. A2-16 DNA includes these proteins:
- a CDS encoding roadblock/LC7 domain-containing protein: MTAPSTFGLSREARNLHFLLTNLVEEVPGVQSVAVVSSDGLLLLSSDAERNAEAREARDGKPSGPRGSSADLATIVSGIGSLTLGAAKLMDFGATKHTMIAMDDGSLFVMSISDGSLLGVHGAADCDMSVVAYHMALFVGRAGHVLTPELRSELRQSLENDETGSAR; this comes from the coding sequence TTGACCGCGCCCAGTACCTTCGGTCTGAGTCGTGAGGCCCGCAATCTCCACTTCCTGCTGACCAACCTCGTCGAGGAGGTCCCCGGCGTACAGTCCGTCGCCGTCGTCTCCTCCGACGGCCTGCTCCTGCTCTCCTCCGACGCCGAGCGGAACGCGGAGGCACGCGAGGCCCGGGACGGGAAACCCTCCGGCCCGCGAGGCTCGTCCGCCGACCTCGCGACCATCGTCTCCGGCATCGGCAGCCTCACCCTCGGCGCCGCCAAGCTCATGGACTTCGGCGCCACCAAGCACACCATGATCGCGATGGACGACGGCAGCCTGTTCGTGATGTCGATCAGCGACGGTTCGCTGCTCGGCGTGCACGGCGCCGCGGACTGCGACATGAGCGTGGTGGCGTACCACATGGCACTGTTCGTCGGCCGCGCGGGACACGTCCTGACCCCCGAACTCCGCAGCGAGCTGCGCCAGTCGCTGGAGAACGACGAGACAGGGAGCGCCCGATGA
- a CDS encoding DUF742 domain-containing protein → MTNRPELPVRGGDRKAARVRPYSLTGGRTRFGHVLLVETFVAALEAPEERKELTNGSLRSTVMPELRAIVELCRRMRTVAEIAALLKMPLGVVRVLLSDLADQGKIRVYGTGTGHGTGRPDRALLERVLNGLRRL, encoded by the coding sequence ATGACGAACAGGCCCGAGCTCCCGGTCCGCGGCGGCGACCGCAAGGCCGCCCGGGTACGCCCGTACTCGCTCACCGGCGGCCGTACCCGCTTCGGCCACGTCCTGCTCGTGGAGACGTTCGTCGCGGCTCTCGAAGCTCCCGAGGAGCGCAAGGAGCTGACCAACGGCTCGCTGCGCTCCACGGTCATGCCGGAGCTGCGGGCCATCGTCGAACTGTGCCGCCGGATGCGCACGGTGGCCGAGATCGCCGCGCTGCTGAAGATGCCGCTCGGTGTGGTCCGGGTGCTCCTCAGCGACCTCGCGGACCAGGGAAAGATCCGTGTGTACGGCACCGGGACCGGTCACGGTACCGGCCGTCCCGACCGCGCTCTGCTGGAAAGGGTGCTGAATGGACTCCGTCGCCTTTAG
- a CDS encoding ATP/GTP-binding protein — MDSVAFSDTAFQDTDDDLKSWQTDRTRAPIATKIVVAGGFGVGKTTLVGTVSEIEPLQTEALMTEASEEVDDLTGTPEKVTTTVAMDYGRITLDDDLVLYLFGTPGQERFWFMWDDLVRGAIGAVVLADTRRLKDSFPALDYFESCGLPYVVAVNHFDGSERFEPQDVREALSVPPRIPVMIMDARRKISVLETLLSLVGHALDETPE; from the coding sequence ATGGACTCCGTCGCCTTTAGCGACACCGCGTTCCAGGACACCGACGACGACCTGAAGTCCTGGCAGACGGACCGCACCCGGGCCCCCATCGCCACCAAGATAGTCGTGGCCGGCGGCTTCGGCGTCGGCAAGACCACCCTCGTCGGCACCGTCTCGGAGATCGAGCCCCTCCAGACGGAGGCGCTGATGACCGAGGCCAGCGAGGAGGTCGACGACCTCACCGGCACCCCGGAGAAGGTCACCACGACCGTGGCCATGGACTACGGCCGCATCACGCTCGACGACGACCTGGTCCTCTACCTCTTCGGCACCCCGGGCCAGGAGCGGTTCTGGTTCATGTGGGACGACCTGGTGCGCGGCGCGATCGGTGCGGTCGTGCTGGCCGACACCCGCCGCCTCAAGGACTCCTTCCCCGCGCTCGACTACTTCGAGAGCTGCGGACTGCCGTACGTCGTCGCGGTCAACCACTTCGACGGCAGCGAGCGGTTCGAGCCCCAGGACGTGCGGGAGGCGCTCAGCGTCCCCCCGCGCATACCTGTCATGATCATGGACGCGCGGCGGAAGATCTCGGTCCTCGAGACCCTCCTGTCCCTCGTCGGCCACGCGCTGGACGAGACGCCCGAGTAG
- a CDS encoding styrene monooxygenase/indole monooxygenase family protein: MRKILVVGAGQSGLQLALGLQLHGYEVTLMSNRTADEIRSGRVMSTQCMFHTALQHERDLQLNFWESQAPKIEGLGVSVAAPGSFDPGPSQRAIDWLGSLDGYAQSVDQRVKMAGWMETFAQRGGQLVIHGAAVGDLDYFSRTYDLVLVSAGKGELVSMFARDPERSPYSEPQRALAVSYVHGLGPRPEHPDTEAVRCNLVPGVGELFVMPTLTTSGRADILFWEGIPGGPLDVFNGVKDPAEHLSLTLELMEKFLPWEYARATHVELTDAGATLAGRYAPTVRNPIGRLPGGGLVLGVADVVVANDPITGQGSNSASKCAASYLASILDQGEKEFDEEWMRGTFERYWATAQHVTKWTNAMLGPPPEHILNLIGAAGQLQPVADRFANGFDDPADFENFFYDPEKTGAYLASVTGA; this comes from the coding sequence ATGCGGAAGATACTCGTCGTCGGAGCCGGCCAGTCCGGACTCCAGCTCGCCCTCGGCCTCCAGTTGCACGGGTACGAGGTCACCCTGATGTCCAACCGGACGGCGGACGAGATCCGTTCCGGCCGGGTCATGTCGACGCAGTGCATGTTCCACACGGCACTCCAGCACGAGCGCGATCTCCAGCTGAACTTCTGGGAGTCCCAGGCCCCGAAGATCGAGGGACTCGGCGTCTCGGTGGCGGCCCCCGGCTCGTTCGACCCGGGGCCCTCGCAGCGCGCGATCGACTGGCTGGGCAGCCTCGACGGGTACGCGCAGTCGGTCGACCAGCGGGTGAAGATGGCCGGCTGGATGGAGACGTTCGCGCAGCGCGGCGGCCAGCTCGTCATCCACGGCGCGGCGGTCGGCGACCTCGACTACTTCTCCCGCACCTACGACCTCGTGCTGGTCTCGGCGGGCAAGGGCGAACTGGTGTCGATGTTCGCCCGCGACCCGGAGCGCTCCCCGTACAGCGAGCCGCAGCGCGCGCTCGCCGTCTCCTACGTCCACGGCCTGGGCCCGCGCCCCGAGCACCCGGACACCGAGGCCGTACGGTGCAACCTCGTCCCCGGCGTCGGCGAACTGTTCGTCATGCCGACGCTCACCACCTCGGGACGCGCCGACATCCTCTTCTGGGAGGGCATACCCGGCGGCCCGCTCGACGTCTTCAACGGCGTGAAGGACCCGGCGGAACACCTCTCCCTGACCCTGGAACTCATGGAGAAGTTCCTGCCCTGGGAGTACGCGCGCGCCACGCACGTCGAACTCACGGACGCCGGCGCCACCCTGGCCGGCCGCTACGCGCCCACCGTGCGCAATCCGATAGGCCGCCTGCCCGGTGGGGGACTGGTCCTGGGCGTGGCCGACGTCGTCGTCGCCAACGACCCGATCACCGGGCAGGGCTCCAACTCCGCGTCCAAGTGCGCGGCTTCCTATCTCGCATCGATCCTCGACCAGGGCGAGAAGGAGTTCGACGAGGAGTGGATGCGGGGGACCTTCGAGCGGTACTGGGCCACGGCCCAGCACGTCACCAAGTGGACCAACGCGATGCTCGGCCCGCCGCCGGAGCACATCCTGAACCTGATCGGCGCGGCGGGACAGCTGCAGCCGGTCGCGGACCGCTTCGCCAACGGCTTCGACGACCCGGCGGACTTCGAGAACTTCTTCTACGACCCGGAGAAGACGGGCGCCTACCTGGCTTCGGTGACCGGGGCCTGA
- a CDS encoding NlpC/P60 family protein, with translation MSGRLLRLVCTAAVAAGTVLAPLPAAAVPEPEPRERSVADLLTDLQRLYREAEEATETYNATEEKLRAKRAEVTRLDTELSRARLSLHDSRGAAGRLARQQYQSVTDISPYVRLLLAHDPQHALEQGHVIGQLARERAQRVVALTGAERRADELARKARKALDDQLTLAARQKEDRDDVRDKLTGVEELLASLTAEQLTRLAEFEEKGVEKAQQELTTSGALGDEERGPTAEGEKALEYARRQLGKPYEWGAEGPRTYDCSGLTSQAWAHAGSPIPRTSQEQWARLPRVDLKDLRPGDLVIYFPEATHVAMYVGKGHVIEAPRTGEKVKVSPIASHPILGAVRPDDPSGARGTGRPATTHAQPPALPAPDDGQAPVTEAR, from the coding sequence GTGTCAGGAAGGCTACTGCGTCTGGTGTGTACGGCGGCCGTGGCGGCCGGCACCGTCCTCGCACCGCTGCCCGCGGCGGCCGTACCGGAACCGGAGCCGCGCGAGCGATCCGTCGCCGATCTGCTGACGGACCTTCAGCGGCTGTACCGGGAGGCCGAGGAGGCCACCGAGACCTACAACGCCACCGAGGAGAAACTGAGGGCGAAGCGGGCCGAGGTGACCCGCCTCGACACCGAACTCTCCCGGGCCCGGCTCTCCCTGCACGACAGCCGGGGTGCCGCGGGGCGGCTGGCCCGGCAGCAGTACCAGAGCGTCACGGACATCTCGCCGTACGTCCGTCTCCTGCTCGCCCACGATCCCCAGCACGCTCTCGAACAGGGCCATGTCATCGGCCAGTTGGCCCGGGAGCGGGCGCAGCGGGTGGTCGCCCTGACCGGCGCCGAGCGCCGCGCGGACGAGCTCGCCCGCAAGGCCCGCAAGGCCCTGGACGACCAGCTCACCCTCGCCGCCCGGCAGAAGGAGGACCGGGACGACGTACGGGACAAGCTCACCGGAGTGGAGGAACTCCTGGCCTCCCTCACCGCCGAACAGCTCACCAGGCTGGCCGAGTTCGAGGAGAAGGGCGTCGAGAAGGCCCAGCAGGAGCTGACGACCTCGGGCGCCCTCGGCGACGAGGAGCGCGGTCCGACCGCCGAGGGCGAGAAGGCCCTGGAGTACGCCCGGCGCCAGCTCGGGAAGCCGTACGAGTGGGGCGCGGAGGGCCCGCGGACGTACGACTGCTCGGGTCTGACGTCCCAGGCCTGGGCCCATGCCGGCTCCCCGATCCCGAGGACCAGCCAGGAGCAGTGGGCCCGGCTGCCGAGGGTCGACCTGAAGGACCTGCGCCCGGGCGACCTGGTGATCTACTTCCCCGAGGCCACGCACGTGGCGATGTACGTGGGCAAGGGGCACGTCATCGAGGCCCCGAGAACGGGCGAGAAGGTGAAGGTCTCCCCGATCGCGTCCCACCCGATCCTCGGAGCCGTCCGTCCGGATGACCCATCGGGGGCGCGGGGAACCGGGCGACCGGCCACGACACACGCGCAGCCGCCGGCGCTCCCCGCCCCCGACGACGGTCAGGCCCCGGTCACCGAAGCCAGGTAG
- a CDS encoding TetR/AcrR family transcriptional regulator gives MTPSAPAYRRLSVEERRAQLLDAALGLFAHRAPEDVSLDDVAEAAGVSRPLVYRYFPGGKQQLYEAALRTAADELEQCFDEPREGPLLVRLSRALDRYLSFVDEHDAGFSALLQGGSVVETSRTTAIVDGVRRAAAEHILRHLGVSEPGLRLRMTVRMWITAVEAASLIWLDEDKQPPVEELRDWLVEQFVAVLSVTANRDPQTAALVTALAADG, from the coding sequence ATGACCCCATCCGCCCCCGCCTACCGTCGCCTCAGCGTCGAGGAACGCCGCGCCCAGCTTCTCGACGCCGCCCTGGGACTGTTCGCGCACCGCGCCCCCGAGGACGTCTCCCTCGACGACGTGGCGGAGGCGGCCGGAGTCTCCCGGCCCCTCGTCTACCGGTACTTCCCCGGCGGCAAGCAGCAGCTCTACGAGGCCGCGCTCAGGACCGCCGCCGACGAGCTGGAGCAGTGCTTCGACGAGCCCCGGGAGGGGCCCCTCCTCGTCCGTCTCTCCCGCGCCCTCGACCGCTATCTCTCCTTCGTCGACGAGCACGACGCCGGTTTCAGCGCCCTGCTCCAGGGCGGCAGCGTCGTCGAGACGTCCCGGACCACCGCCATCGTCGACGGCGTACGACGGGCCGCGGCCGAGCACATCCTCAGACATCTCGGCGTCAGCGAACCAGGCCTGCGGCTGCGCATGACCGTACGGATGTGGATCACCGCGGTGGAGGCGGCCTCCCTGATCTGGCTCGACGAGGACAAGCAGCCCCCCGTGGAGGAACTGCGCGACTGGCTGGTCGAGCAGTTCGTCGCCGTGCTCTCCGTGACCGCGAACCGTGACCCGCAGACCGCCGCGCTGGTCACGGCCCTCGCGGCGGATGGCTGA
- a CDS encoding diiron oxygenase, with protein sequence MTSLTDVDALEGLRDALGLLKDREQVAERLLDSSRKHSFDPDEELDWDAPFEEGKWFWPPELVSLYDTPMWKRMSEEQRILLSQHEAAALASLGIWFEIILMQLLCRHIYDKAATSAHVRYALTEIEDECRHSKMFARLISRGETPWYPVSRAHQQLGRLFKTISTTPGSFTATLLGEEILDWMQRLTFPDERVQTLVRGVTRIHVVEEARHVRYAREELRRQMLTAPRWSQEFTRVTSGEFARVFSVAFVNPEVYTNVGLDQREALAQVRASGHRREVMQTGAKKLTDFLDDIGVLRGVGRRLWRSSGLLA encoded by the coding sequence ATGACGAGTCTGACAGATGTCGACGCGCTCGAAGGGCTGCGTGACGCGCTCGGTCTGCTCAAGGACCGGGAGCAGGTGGCCGAGCGACTGCTCGACTCCTCCAGGAAGCACTCCTTCGACCCCGACGAGGAACTCGACTGGGACGCGCCCTTCGAGGAGGGCAAGTGGTTCTGGCCGCCGGAACTGGTCTCGCTCTACGACACCCCGATGTGGAAGCGGATGAGCGAGGAGCAGCGGATCCTGCTCTCCCAGCACGAGGCCGCGGCGCTGGCCTCGCTGGGGATCTGGTTCGAGATCATCCTCATGCAGCTGCTGTGCCGCCACATCTACGACAAGGCGGCCACGAGCGCACATGTGCGGTACGCCCTCACCGAGATCGAGGACGAGTGCCGGCACTCCAAGATGTTCGCGCGGCTGATCTCCCGGGGCGAGACACCCTGGTATCCGGTCAGCCGGGCGCACCAGCAGCTCGGACGGCTGTTCAAGACGATCTCCACGACACCGGGATCCTTCACGGCGACGCTGCTCGGTGAGGAGATCCTCGACTGGATGCAGCGGCTGACGTTCCCGGACGAGCGGGTGCAGACGCTGGTCCGGGGGGTGACGCGGATCCACGTGGTGGAGGAGGCCCGGCATGTGCGGTACGCCCGTGAGGAGCTGCGGCGCCAGATGCTGACCGCTCCGCGGTGGTCGCAGGAGTTCACCCGGGTCACGTCCGGGGAGTTCGCGCGGGTGTTCTCGGTCGCCTTCGTGAATCCGGAGGTCTACACGAATGTGGGCCTGGACCAGCGGGAGGCGCTGGCGCAGGTCCGCGCAAGCGGGCACCGGCGGGAGGTCATGCAGACCGGGGCGAAGAAGTTGACCGACTTCCTGGACGACATTGGTGTTCTGAGGGGTGTCGGGCGGCGGCTGTGGAGGTCGTCGGGGCTGCTGGCCTGA
- a CDS encoding ferritin-like domain-containing protein — protein MPTFDLYATDPGDPHWQVPATGMARFSWEAMFVGQENGSGRDRLLALYQKGKDKQWDGQKRIDWSIEVDPHDPLGTPDESISLYGTKYWTKFTDRDKGELRKHLASWQFSQFLHGEQGAMVCAARIVESVPDLDAKLYSATQVMDEARHAEIYGRFLDEKIGMLYPINDNLRSLLGDTLSDSRWDMPYLGMQVLIEGLALAAFGMIRDTTDKPLPKQILAYVMQDEARHVAFGRMALRDYYKQLTDAELREREEFVIEGCHLMRDRLRGVEVLENFGIPKAEAEEYAERSEFLALFRQLLFSRIVPCVKDIGLWGKRLQQAYVDMGVFEMGNSNLDLLMAQDEEIAEKLGAERFAAEERERVAEVTSAIEAGGTP, from the coding sequence ATGCCGACTTTCGACCTGTACGCCACGGATCCCGGAGACCCCCACTGGCAGGTGCCGGCGACGGGCATGGCCCGCTTCAGCTGGGAGGCCATGTTTGTCGGCCAAGAGAACGGCTCCGGCCGCGACCGCCTGCTCGCCCTCTACCAGAAGGGCAAGGACAAGCAGTGGGACGGGCAGAAGCGCATCGACTGGAGCATCGAGGTCGACCCCCATGACCCCCTCGGCACCCCCGACGAGTCCATCTCCCTCTACGGCACCAAGTACTGGACGAAGTTCACCGACCGGGACAAGGGCGAGCTCCGCAAGCACCTCGCCTCCTGGCAGTTCAGCCAGTTCCTGCACGGCGAGCAGGGCGCGATGGTGTGCGCCGCGCGGATCGTGGAGTCCGTACCCGACCTCGACGCCAAGCTCTACTCGGCGACCCAGGTGATGGACGAGGCGCGGCACGCGGAGATCTACGGCCGCTTCCTCGACGAGAAGATCGGGATGCTGTACCCGATCAACGACAACCTGCGGTCCCTGTTGGGCGACACACTGAGCGACTCCCGCTGGGACATGCCCTACCTCGGCATGCAGGTCCTCATCGAGGGCCTCGCGCTGGCGGCCTTCGGCATGATCCGCGACACCACCGACAAGCCCCTCCCCAAGCAGATCCTCGCCTACGTCATGCAGGACGAGGCCCGGCACGTGGCCTTCGGCCGCATGGCGCTGCGCGACTACTACAAGCAGCTCACCGACGCCGAACTGCGCGAACGCGAGGAGTTCGTCATCGAGGGCTGCCACCTGATGCGCGACCGCCTGCGCGGGGTCGAGGTCCTGGAGAACTTCGGCATCCCGAAGGCGGAGGCCGAGGAGTACGCCGAACGGTCCGAATTCCTCGCCCTGTTCCGCCAGTTGCTCTTCTCCCGGATCGTCCCCTGCGTCAAGGACATCGGCCTGTGGGGCAAACGCCTCCAGCAGGCCTATGTCGACATGGGCGTCTTCGAGATGGGCAACTCCAACCTCGACCTCCTGATGGCCCAGGACGAGGAGATCGCCGAGAAACTGGGCGCCGAGCGGTTCGCGGCGGAGGAGCGGGAGCGCGTCGCCGAGGTCACGTCGGCGATCGAGGCGGGCGGCACCCCTTAG